Genomic DNA from Waddliaceae bacterium:
AAAGCCTCTCCAGCAGCACGTAAAACAACGATAGGCTTCGTCTTCCAGAACTACAACCTCCTCGAAGACTATACCACCATAGAAAATGTCCTGATGCCAGCAAAGATAAGCCGTAAAACCACCACGAAAAACTCCCCCTCATACAAACGTGCCACATCCCTACTAGAAATGGTCGGCATAACAAACAGAGCGAACTTCAACGTAAAAGACCTCTCAGGCGGCGAAAGACAACGCGTGGCAATAGCACGTGCACTATGCAATAACCCAGACATAATCCTCGCAGATGAGCCCTCAGGGAACCTCGACCACGAAAACTCCAAAGCTATCCACGCCATCCTCCTCTCCTGCGTGAAAGACCACAACAAGGCACTAATCATCGTCACTCATGATATCGAACTCGCCACGATGTGCGACAAAATCTATACACTCCAAGATGGCAAGCTAATGTTAAGAGACCCTGCCTCTTAACAATCTCCACCAGAAGGCCGTATGCCCTCTGGACTCCCCAATTATGGGCTCATGCTGCGCAGAGGATCAGAATTCAAGGGGCTGCTAAAGCAGCCCATCGAATTCTGATCACCCGCAGTCGCCACCACGCTACGCGTGCTGCCGAGATATAAACCACAACGTGTAATATTTCTGCTGTTTTAGTGTCATTCAGAAAACTCTACTGCTCCCTCTTCCAAAACACTTGGTGGCTCTACAGGTCTTGCTGAAAGGAGAACACTAGTAGATACATTCTCAGGTCTTTTTTTACAACGTTTTCCAATCTCTGCGATGGCTGCGATGGCTACGATGGCTGTGAACATAGCAAGATAGACAAAAAACGCATATGGTTCAAGTCTCTCTTCCACAGACGTTCGTGGATCACAGTCTTGCTCAAATCGTAAGGGCGTCGAACATGGGCCATCTACTACAAAATCGCCTGTATTAGTATCATCATGTGGCACAGTTAACACATCATAAGTTTTTAAAGCTCCGTATCCAAGAGAAATCCTTCTCGTATCATTTTTAGGAATACCACCTCCCGTCACAATTACGACAGCTGTCATATCACCATCAAGAAAAAAATCAACCCTATGGAGTTCTTCACCATCTACCAGAAACCCTACACTATTGGGTCCAACATCTATCTTAAAATCATGAGTTTCATATTCACCCAAATCTTCTATGATCGTTACCTCTTCACATATACCATTGACAGATAAAATGGCTTTGACAGGCCTTGATAATAATGTTTCTCCGTCATATATCGGCTTGACTACTATAGCTGCTTTGAAATTTTGTCCTCCAGGCCAATCTACCACGCTGACTACTGCAGTGTCAATTCTCATTGAAGGACAACATTCAGCAGTAACGTTTCTCGGTACTGTATAGGGTTTTGATAATATTTTTACACTAGGTCCTATATTTCTAGATAAGGTAACGTGATCATCACCGATATTATACACTGGCAGATCTTTGTGATCTATTAGATCACTCCTAATACGTCTTAGTACATAATCATATACTTCATACGCCGAGGCCGAGTTATAATGCGGATACGCTTTAAGCTTCAAATGCGCAGGACCCGAATCTGTTTTACGCTGTATCGCGACATTTTCAGGTACCGGATTTTCGTATATCTGCTCTTCACAACCCATCACAACTATATTTCCCGCATCGGCACGCCACCACTCTACTGTTCTCGCAACACTCTCTTCCGGGCTTAATCCTTGAAGGGAAAAAGAATCAGCCCCTGCATGTACCACCGTACTGCAAGAAGACGGCATAGGACGTACATCGCCAGGCTCTCGAACATTGACAACTTTTCTCATGAAATAAGAACTATCATAACATTGCCTTTCTGTAGGATATGGTGGGAACGTTTCTTCCTCGACAACAGTTACGTCCCCGCTAGGCTCAGGAGCCTTCTCGATCCCGAAGATGTCTTCACAAAATTTTATAACATCAGCATGAGAGCAACCTATATCAACAAATGTTTCAGGATCATACTGTCGCTGTCGGCATTCTTCTTTAAAAGATGACTCCTTGGCAAGAACGCCCTGGCATACCGTCTGTAATACACCATCCGCCGTTCTCGATACTTGGAGAGGAAGGATAGGAGCAACATCTCGACGTGTCTCTTGAAATCCTACCATACTTCCTTGTGCCACTCTCGTCACCGCTGATAAAACTACTGCTCCTAATACTATCCTGGGAAGCTCATGTGATGCTGTTGAAATCAGCCCTCCTGTTTGCTTCATTAGTTTTCCTAGTTTTCCAAAAGCACGAAATACACTTCGGCCACCAAACATCCTTCCAACACTCGATCCCTGTGATACCTGCAAAAACGCAGCATCTTTATATCCTTCTACTGGACACTCACCTGTAGGTGGTAATTTACAACCTTTAAGCATCTCTAACACTCCCTCAAAAAATCTGTTAATTGCTAACTATAAATTCACTAAATACGAAAATTATACAAAAATTCGAATTTAACAACACCCTCTAATGTCAGTCAAGGGGGCCCTGCCCCTTGACAATCCCCGCCAGAAGGCCGTATGCCCTCTGGACTCCCCAATTATGGGCTCATGCTGCGCAGAGGATCAGAATTCAAGAGACGGCTAAGGCC
This window encodes:
- a CDS encoding ABC transporter ATP-binding protein; amino-acid sequence: MMTKKTVLHAENIHKTFRHPSKVSVLRGVDLTIQQGESIAIMGASGEGKTTLLNIIGTLEKPDKGSLTLLGKKASPAARKTTIGFVFQNYNLLEDYTTIENVLMPAKISRKTTTKNSPSYKRATSLLEMVGITNRANFNVKDLSGGERQRVAIARALCNNPDIILADEPSGNLDHENSKAIHAILLSCVKDHNKALIIVTHDIELATMCDKIYTLQDGKLMLRDPAS